Proteins encoded within one genomic window of Actinoplanes octamycinicus:
- a CDS encoding GAF domain-containing protein, producing the protein MSTTADRPALTDPARLAAVRRYEILDAPTDGQFDTIAATAAAVCGTPIATVSIVDADRVWFAAAKGLDGVAQVGTEPGLCASAFCAEGPYVVNDAVTDPRTLEHPLVRGELGLRFYAAAPIVTADGHHLGTVTAIDAMPRELTEAQTTVLGHLADLVAQHLELRLATIEAVRAERQLRDDAEQRAAAAAELAARMRAAAAVQATTPHPERCQLGGTAGCTAPAELKIADSWGDSAWGCTIHVEEAILNVRSVFIANEELGGLAGYLNR; encoded by the coding sequence GTGTCGACCACCGCTGACAGGCCCGCCCTCACCGACCCCGCCCGGTTAGCGGCGGTACGCCGTTACGAGATCCTCGATGCCCCCACCGACGGCCAGTTCGACACCATCGCGGCGACCGCGGCAGCGGTGTGCGGCACCCCGATCGCCACGGTCAGCATCGTCGACGCCGACCGGGTCTGGTTCGCCGCGGCCAAGGGACTCGATGGCGTCGCGCAGGTCGGCACCGAACCGGGACTGTGCGCGTCGGCGTTCTGCGCCGAGGGCCCGTACGTGGTCAACGACGCGGTCACGGATCCGCGCACCCTCGAGCATCCGCTGGTGCGTGGCGAGCTGGGGCTGCGGTTCTACGCCGCCGCCCCGATCGTCACCGCCGACGGGCACCACCTCGGCACCGTAACCGCGATCGACGCGATGCCTCGGGAGCTGACCGAGGCGCAGACGACCGTGCTCGGCCATCTCGCCGACCTGGTCGCGCAGCACCTGGAGCTGCGCCTGGCCACCATCGAGGCGGTACGCGCCGAACGCCAGTTGCGTGACGATGCCGAGCAACGCGCGGCCGCCGCCGCCGAGCTCGCCGCCCGGATGCGAGCTGCGGCTGCGGTACAGGCGACCACGCCGCACCCTGAACGCTGTCAGCTCGGCGGCACCGCCGGCTGCACCGCCCCGGCCGAGCTGAAGATCGCCGACTCGTGGGGCGACTCGGCCTGGGGCTGCACCATCCACGTCGAAGAGGCCATCCTCAACGTCCGGTCGGTGTTCATCGCCAACGAGGAGCTCGGCGGCCTCGCCGGCTACCTCAACCGCTGA
- a CDS encoding helix-turn-helix transcriptional regulator: MWSVPCGDGRAARDGSRAGVSLGDWLRTQRLEACRRELAKPHNLDRTIASIAHQWGFADATHFSRVFRQTYGITPRDWRAARKRPRD; this comes from the coding sequence ATGTGGAGTGTGCCGTGCGGCGACGGCCGTGCTGCTCGAGACGGCAGCCGCGCCGGCGTCAGCCTCGGCGACTGGCTGCGTACCCAACGCCTCGAAGCCTGCCGCCGTGAACTCGCCAAACCGCACAACCTCGACCGCACCATCGCATCCATCGCTCACCAATGGGGCTTCGCCGACGCCACCCACTTCAGCCGCGTCTTCCGCCAGACATACGGCATAACCCCACGAGACTGGCGCGCAGCCAGAAAACGCCCCCGCGACTAA
- a CDS encoding alpha/beta fold hydrolase yields the protein MIECTGIGMSGPQQGDLTVLPVTEAQRAPMVPGRSSREHAPSVRAIMKRTGCRRTDLPQRTSTKEHDRDHSPAGRTHHRVARVEPRHIARDGAGLHALWRPGIGMPLVFVPGVMTDAKGWRRVVASVEGPEPTLILNRRGRVPSGPLGNDYGIETEVLDLLAWLDWLDEPARLFGWSYGGLVAIETATRSAAVRHVIAYEPVLRPFGAAAVPALHAAVAVDDLDRAVEVVNLEVSKYSPEHVAALRASPAWESLRLWAAPVAQELAALNAFTPDTGRWAALEVPVDLVVGEHSRDADPYGTAFTAVERLLPGAAVHVLPGQGHLAHIDAPEVLGNLVSNIVAGRATALD from the coding sequence ATGATCGAATGCACTGGCATCGGCATGTCCGGACCTCAGCAAGGTGACCTGACGGTACTCCCGGTCACCGAAGCGCAGCGCGCACCAATGGTGCCGGGCCGTAGCTCCCGAGAGCATGCGCCCTCCGTACGGGCAATCATGAAGCGAACCGGGTGTCGGCGCACCGACCTGCCGCAGCGGACGTCGACCAAAGAACATGATCGCGATCACAGCCCCGCCGGTCGCACCCACCATAGAGTTGCTCGGGTGGAGCCTCGCCATATCGCCCGTGACGGTGCCGGGCTGCACGCCCTGTGGCGCCCCGGCATTGGCATGCCGCTGGTCTTCGTTCCGGGTGTGATGACCGACGCCAAGGGATGGCGGCGTGTCGTGGCCTCCGTCGAGGGTCCGGAGCCGACCCTCATCCTCAACCGACGCGGCCGGGTGCCCAGCGGACCGCTCGGAAACGACTACGGTATCGAGACCGAGGTACTCGACCTGCTGGCATGGCTTGACTGGCTGGACGAGCCGGCGCGGTTGTTCGGCTGGAGTTACGGCGGACTTGTCGCCATCGAAACGGCGACGCGGTCCGCGGCGGTGCGGCACGTGATCGCGTATGAACCGGTGCTGCGTCCGTTCGGAGCCGCCGCCGTACCGGCGTTGCACGCGGCGGTCGCTGTCGATGACCTGGACCGGGCTGTCGAGGTGGTCAACCTCGAGGTTTCGAAGTACTCGCCGGAACACGTCGCAGCACTGCGGGCCAGCCCCGCCTGGGAATCATTGCGATTGTGGGCGGCGCCTGTGGCGCAGGAGCTGGCCGCGCTCAACGCCTTCACCCCTGATACTGGAAGATGGGCCGCGCTGGAGGTGCCGGTCGACCTTGTCGTCGGCGAGCACAGCCGGGACGCCGATCCCTACGGCACCGCCTTCACCGCTGTCGAGCGGCTGCTGCCGGGCGCGGCCGTGCATGTCTTACCTGGGCAGGGTCACCTCGCTCACATCGATGCGCCGGAAGTGCTGGGGAACCTCGTCAGCAACATCGTTGCCGGCCGCGCGACAGCCCTGGACTGA
- a CDS encoding LacI family DNA-binding transcriptional regulator, whose product MADVAAAANVSTAAVSRVLNNAPGVAPQTREHVQRVIAQLGYRPDPVARALAFGHGSVVELVVVDDAAVFGDSPYYGRVTAGILQELAGGEAQLRVHVVDESGAAALLAKIADTVSVGVILINVAPDLAATFHARCERVVSMGPSAPGVPFVDMENADGAYAAVVHLHETGRRRIVALHGQEGNPCAEARREGFRRAVRDLGLADISAVGKFRREAGYELTLRLLAEEADVDAFFVGCDLMATGVMQALADTGRRVPEDVAVVGFDDSVIAVCTTPPLSSVRQPVETMAAAATRALVNRQTAPYWRRVFPAVLQVRQSSAEADRPGVVAGRREGVDRRPTGAGVAMSPGSRVGTAAADDPRRR is encoded by the coding sequence TTGGCTGACGTCGCCGCTGCGGCGAACGTGTCCACCGCAGCGGTTTCCCGGGTCCTCAACAATGCCCCCGGGGTGGCACCGCAGACCCGCGAGCACGTCCAGCGGGTGATCGCCCAGCTCGGATACCGGCCCGATCCCGTCGCACGGGCACTGGCCTTCGGCCACGGCAGCGTGGTGGAGCTGGTAGTCGTCGATGACGCCGCGGTCTTCGGCGACAGCCCGTACTACGGTCGAGTGACCGCCGGGATCCTGCAGGAACTCGCCGGCGGGGAGGCGCAGTTGCGGGTCCACGTGGTCGACGAGTCCGGCGCGGCCGCCCTGCTGGCGAAGATCGCCGACACGGTGAGCGTGGGTGTCATCTTGATCAATGTGGCACCGGATCTGGCGGCAACTTTTCATGCGCGGTGTGAACGGGTGGTCTCGATGGGCCCGTCCGCCCCAGGGGTCCCGTTCGTCGACATGGAGAATGCCGACGGCGCGTACGCGGCGGTCGTGCACCTGCACGAGACCGGGCGCCGCCGCATCGTCGCGCTACACGGTCAGGAAGGCAATCCGTGCGCCGAGGCCAGGCGCGAAGGATTCCGGCGCGCGGTGCGTGACCTCGGGCTGGCCGACATCTCCGCGGTCGGCAAGTTCCGCCGGGAGGCGGGCTACGAGCTGACGCTGCGCCTGCTGGCCGAGGAGGCGGACGTGGACGCGTTCTTCGTCGGCTGTGACCTGATGGCGACCGGAGTGATGCAGGCTCTGGCCGACACGGGCCGGCGGGTCCCCGAGGATGTGGCGGTCGTGGGATTCGACGACAGTGTGATCGCCGTCTGCACCACCCCGCCGTTGTCCTCCGTGCGTCAGCCGGTCGAGACGATGGCCGCGGCGGCCACCCGTGCGCTGGTGAATCGGCAAACCGCGCCGTACTGGCGGCGGGTGTTCCCCGCTGTCCTGCAAGTGCGCCAGAGCTCCGCCGAGGCTGACCGCCCCGGTGTCGTGGCCGGGCGCCGCGAGGGTGTGGATCGGCGGCCTACGGGCGCCGGCGTGGCGATGTCGCCAGGTAGCCGTGTGGGTACGGCAGCGGCCGACGATCCCCGGCGACGGTGA
- a CDS encoding recombinase family protein: protein MTAVRIGYARCSTDEQDLEANRQILLDLGVSADQIYLGRAYSGSTRVRLVPDQALTGVRTGDTLVVPKLDRLTRSLPDARQIGDSPRRAPRSPAARHDADAA, encoded by the coding sequence ATGACCGCCGTGCGGATCGGCTACGCCCGCTGCTCCACCGACGAACAGGACCTCGAAGCGAACCGGCAGATCCTGCTCGACCTCGGCGTGTCCGCTGATCAGATCTACCTCGGCCGGGCGTACTCGGGCAGCACCCGCGTCCGGCTCGTCCCTGATCAGGCCCTCACGGGCGTCCGCACCGGTGACACCCTCGTGGTGCCGAAACTCGACCGGCTCACCCGTTCGTTGCCCGACGCCCGGCAGATCGGCGACTCCCCTCGTCGAGCGCCGCGTTCGCCTGCAGCTCGGCACGATGCGGATGCGGCATGA